A genomic stretch from Spongiibacter nanhainus includes:
- the galE gene encoding UDP-glucose 4-epimerase GalE: MILVTGGAGYIGSHTVVELLQQNQDVIVLDNLVNSSITVLDRIETITGKRPQFYQGDVRDKALLLDIFANHKVAAVIHFAGLKAVGESVEQPLRYYENNVNGTLVLCDAMAEAGVKNLVFSSSATVYGPDAPVPYEESMPLGQPSSPYGASKAMIERVLMDLCVAEDNWSVVALRYFNPIGAHPSGHIGEDPKGIPNNLMPFISRVAVGKLPELSIFGNDYDTDDGTCVRDYLHVVDLADGHCRALALLDKSGFQPVNLGTGNGVSVLEMVTSFQEVTGQAVPYKFAPRRSGDLPAFWANADLAESLMGWSADGDLKRMMADTWRWQSQNPDGYDE; this comes from the coding sequence ATGATCCTAGTCACAGGCGGCGCCGGCTACATCGGCAGCCACACCGTAGTCGAACTGCTGCAACAGAACCAAGACGTTATCGTCCTCGATAACCTCGTCAACAGCAGCATCACCGTACTAGACCGCATCGAGACGATCACCGGTAAACGCCCCCAGTTTTACCAGGGCGATGTGCGCGACAAAGCATTGCTTCTGGACATTTTTGCCAACCACAAGGTTGCCGCCGTCATTCACTTTGCCGGCCTGAAAGCGGTGGGGGAGAGCGTTGAGCAACCGCTGCGCTACTACGAAAACAACGTTAACGGCACACTGGTATTGTGTGACGCCATGGCCGAAGCCGGCGTAAAGAACCTGGTCTTCAGCTCCTCGGCCACTGTGTACGGACCCGACGCCCCCGTCCCCTATGAAGAGTCCATGCCCCTGGGCCAGCCCTCCAGCCCCTACGGCGCATCGAAAGCCATGATTGAACGCGTGCTGATGGACCTCTGCGTTGCCGAAGACAACTGGTCGGTGGTGGCACTGCGCTACTTCAATCCCATCGGTGCACACCCCTCCGGGCACATCGGTGAGGATCCCAAAGGTATCCCCAATAATCTAATGCCCTTTATCAGCCGTGTGGCGGTGGGCAAGCTCCCCGAACTGTCCATCTTCGGCAACGATTACGACACCGATGATGGCACCTGTGTGCGAGATTATCTGCATGTGGTGGATTTGGCCGATGGCCACTGCCGCGCGTTGGCTTTACTCGACAAATCGGGGTTTCAACCCGTCAATTTGGGTACCGGCAACGGGGTGTCGGTGTTAGAGATGGTGACCAGCTTTCAAGAAGTGACCGGCCAAGCCGTGCCCTACAAATTTGCGCCCCGTCGCAGTGGCGACCTGCCGGCGTTCTGGGCCAATGCCGACTTGGCAGAATCTCTAATGGGGTGGAGCGCCGACGGCGATCTTAAACGGATGATGGCCGACACCTGGCGCTGGCAAAGCCAAAACCCCGATGGGTACGATGAATAA
- a CDS encoding REP-associated tyrosine transposase, translated as MPNYRRSRVPGACYFFTVTLADRDQTLLIDHIDLLRASVRRVKSRRPFIINAWVTLPDHLHCIWTLPEGDDDFPNRWKAIKGSFSKQLPNIETRSTTQHRRRERGIWQRRYWEHQIRNDEDYWRHMDYVHWNPVKHGWVNRATEWPYSSFHRAVKEGIYPPNWGDDTTNT; from the coding sequence ATGCCCAACTACCGCCGCTCTCGCGTTCCCGGCGCGTGCTATTTTTTTACTGTGACACTTGCCGACCGGGACCAAACTCTGCTTATCGACCACATCGATCTATTACGTGCATCGGTACGTCGCGTAAAATCCCGACGCCCTTTTATAATCAATGCTTGGGTGACCCTGCCCGATCACCTCCACTGCATATGGACCCTGCCGGAGGGCGATGACGACTTCCCCAACCGCTGGAAAGCCATAAAGGGCAGCTTCTCCAAGCAACTCCCCAACATCGAAACGCGCTCAACGACGCAACACCGCCGGCGCGAGCGAGGTATCTGGCAGCGACGGTATTGGGAACACCAAATCAGGAACGACGAGGATTATTGGCGGCATATGGATTACGTCCATTGGAACCCGGTCAAACACGGTTGGGTAAACCGTGCGACGGAGTGGCCGTATTCATCCTTTCACCGGGCGGTGAAGGAGGGGATATACCCACCCAATTGGGGTGACGACACCACCAACACGTAG
- a CDS encoding type II toxin-antitoxin system Phd/YefM family antitoxin: MKVISFSDARNKLKSVLDQVVNDADYTIISRRGGEDAVVMSLDQFNGLMETVHLLKSPANAAHLSKSIQQYRAGKTKQHGISED, from the coding sequence ATGAAGGTCATAAGCTTTTCGGATGCCCGAAACAAACTCAAAAGCGTGTTGGATCAGGTGGTTAACGACGCTGACTACACTATTATCAGTCGTCGGGGTGGCGAGGACGCGGTTGTGATGTCTTTAGACCAATTCAATGGTCTCATGGAAACCGTGCACCTACTGAAAAGCCCCGCAAACGCGGCACACCTATCAAAATCCATACAGCAATATCGCGCAGGCAAAACAAAGCAGCATGGAATCAGCGAAGATTGA